From the genome of Mycetocola spongiae, one region includes:
- a CDS encoding pseudouridine synthase, with amino-acid sequence MPPRSPLPQRLGLDAAWLRTRDGNAGEPAPWASMREWLGERLSQHVDVEAFLADKRFVYQDGSAVHGDDPYRDNLFVWFHRDLREEPPVPGAIRVIHRDERIVIIDKPAFLSSIPRGRHVAQSVVVRLRAELGLPELAPMHRLDRITSGLLMLATEKRWRAPYQSMFMHGEVGKTYHAMAGIRADLELPVTVRNHLAKRRGILQAEVIPGAEPNAESDVEFERELAPGAEGERRGVYRLSPVTGKTHQLRLHMWGLGIPIAGDPLYPDVQDIAVDDFSTPLQLLASELRFRDPIDGSARTFRSAREFPLTPETA; translated from the coding sequence ATGCCCCCGCGTTCCCCCCTTCCCCAGCGCCTCGGCCTGGATGCCGCCTGGCTGCGCACACGCGATGGCAACGCCGGGGAACCCGCGCCGTGGGCATCCATGCGGGAGTGGCTCGGCGAACGGCTTTCCCAACACGTGGACGTGGAGGCCTTCCTCGCCGATAAACGCTTCGTTTATCAGGACGGTTCCGCCGTGCACGGGGACGACCCCTACCGCGATAACCTCTTTGTCTGGTTTCATCGGGATCTGCGCGAGGAACCCCCGGTTCCCGGAGCCATCCGGGTGATCCACCGGGACGAGCGCATCGTGATCATCGATAAGCCCGCGTTCCTCTCCTCGATCCCGCGCGGGCGGCACGTGGCCCAGAGCGTCGTGGTGCGGCTGCGCGCCGAGCTGGGCCTGCCCGAGCTCGCGCCGATGCACCGGCTGGACCGGATCACCTCGGGCCTGCTGATGCTGGCCACCGAGAAGCGCTGGCGCGCCCCCTATCAGAGCATGTTTATGCACGGCGAGGTGGGCAAGACCTATCACGCGATGGCCGGCATCCGCGCGGACCTGGAACTTCCGGTCACGGTGCGCAACCACCTGGCCAAGCGGCGCGGCATACTCCAGGCCGAGGTGATACCGGGCGCGGAACCCAATGCCGAATCCGACGTGGAGTTCGAACGCGAGCTGGCCCCCGGCGCGGAGGGCGAGCGCCGCGGCGTTTATCGGCTGAGCCCGGTCACCGGTAAAACCCATCAGCTGCGTTTACATATGTGGGGGCTCGGGATTCCCATCGCGGGCGACCCCCTCTATCCCGACGTGCAGGATATCGCGGTGGATGATTTTTCCACCCCGCTGCAATTGCTCGCCAGCGAGCTGCGGTTCCGCGATCCGATCGACGGCTCCGCGCGCACCTTTAGGAGCGCCCGCGAGTTTCCACTGACCCCCGAGACCGCCTAA
- the ppa gene encoding inorganic diphosphatase, protein MAAYDVVVEIPKGSRNKYEIDHETGRVFLDRVLFTSFVYPTDYGYFENTLGLDGDPVDALVLLEFPVFPGVGVKVRPVGVLNMSDEAGSDAKVLVVPAKDPRWSHIQDISDVSEQTKNEIEHFFTRYKDLEPGKWVKVDGWGDAAEAEQIVTDGFAAFKAEGSH, encoded by the coding sequence ATGGCTGCTTACGACGTTGTCGTAGAGATTCCTAAGGGAAGCCGCAATAAGTATGAGATCGACCACGAGACCGGACGGGTATTCCTCGACCGCGTGCTCTTCACGTCGTTTGTATACCCCACCGATTACGGCTATTTCGAGAACACCCTGGGCCTGGACGGCGACCCCGTTGACGCCCTCGTGCTGCTCGAGTTCCCCGTGTTCCCGGGCGTGGGCGTGAAGGTTCGTCCCGTGGGCGTGCTGAACATGTCCGATGAGGCCGGCTCCGATGCCAAGGTTCTGGTGGTTCCCGCGAAGGACCCGCGCTGGTCGCATATCCAGGACATCTCCGATGTTTCGGAGCAGACCAAAAACGAGATCGAGCACTTCTTCACCCGCTATAAGGACCTGGAGCCCGGCAAGTGGGTCAAGGTTGATGGCTGGGGAGACGCCGCCGAGGCCGAGCAGATCGTCACCGACGGTTTTGCCGCCTTTAAGGCCGAGGGCTCGCACTAG
- the tilS gene encoding tRNA lysidine(34) synthetase TilS — translation MPENTQEPRRPGLDAATASVRGAVRASLTELAADIPAGPVLVALSGGPDSLALAAALAFEAPRAGRAAGAVIVDHGLQPDSARIAETAAAAATALGLDPVRIKRVSVERAGGPEAAARTARRAALESVAAELGAAAIYLGHTLDDQAETVLLGLARGSGGTSLSGMAPVAGIYRRPLLALRREATHASCLALGLDPWTDPHNADPAFARVRVRSTVLPLLEAELGPGIAQALARTADQAREDAEAFEDMIEEFIEEICEPAEAGIAVEIGALAANPAALRNRIIRLVARSEFGVSLERSHTLEIAGLVTRWRGQGPIDVPGIRVHREGGLLVFTAADAPV, via the coding sequence ATGCCCGAGAACACACAAGAACCCCGACGCCCCGGATTGGATGCGGCCACCGCCTCCGTGCGCGGCGCCGTGCGCGCGAGCCTGACCGAACTGGCCGCGGATATCCCCGCGGGCCCCGTGCTGGTGGCGCTCAGCGGCGGACCCGATTCCCTCGCCCTCGCCGCGGCACTCGCCTTCGAGGCCCCCCGGGCCGGACGCGCGGCGGGGGCCGTGATCGTGGATCACGGGCTGCAACCGGATTCGGCGCGGATCGCCGAGACCGCCGCGGCGGCGGCCACCGCCCTGGGCCTGGATCCCGTGCGAATCAAACGCGTCAGCGTGGAGCGCGCCGGGGGCCCCGAGGCCGCCGCCCGCACCGCCCGCCGCGCGGCCCTGGAATCCGTGGCCGCGGAACTGGGTGCCGCCGCCATCTATCTGGGGCATACCCTCGACGATCAGGCCGAGACCGTGTTGCTGGGCCTCGCCCGCGGCTCGGGCGGCACCAGCCTGTCCGGAATGGCCCCCGTGGCCGGAATCTACCGCCGCCCCCTGTTGGCGCTGCGCCGCGAGGCCACCCACGCCTCGTGCCTCGCGCTGGGGCTCGACCCGTGGACCGATCCGCATAATGCCGATCCGGCATTTGCCCGGGTGCGCGTGCGCTCCACCGTGCTGCCGCTGCTCGAGGCCGAGCTGGGCCCGGGCATCGCCCAGGCCCTCGCGCGCACCGCCGATCAGGCCCGCGAGGACGCCGAGGCGTTTGAGGACATGATCGAGGAGTTCATCGAGGAGATCTGCGAGCCCGCCGAGGCCGGCATCGCGGTGGAGATCGGGGCCCTCGCCGCGAACCCCGCGGCGCTGCGCAATCGCATCATCCGGCTCGTGGCACGCAGCGAGTTTGGGGTATCCCTGGAGCGCTCGCATACCCTCGAGATTGCGGGCCTGGTCACGCGCTGGCGCGGCCAGGGGCCCATCGACGTACCGGGAATCCGGGTGCATCGCGAGGGTGGCCTCCTGGTATTTACCGCCGCCGACGCCCCGGTCTGA
- the hpt gene encoding hypoxanthine phosphoribosyltransferase, with protein MESSDIRNDLTEILVTEAEIHAKLRELAARIDADYAGKDPLLVGVLKGAVVTMADLSRALSIHVETDWMAVSSYGSSTKSSGVVQIRKDLDTDLAGRHVLIVEDIIDSGLTLSWLLENFASRGAASLEVCALLRKPDAAKVEIDCKYVGFDIPSDFVVGYGLDYDERYRNLRDVAILAPHVYETAS; from the coding sequence ATGGAATCCAGCGACATCCGCAATGATCTGACCGAAATCCTCGTCACCGAGGCCGAAATTCATGCAAAGCTCCGCGAACTCGCGGCCCGCATCGACGCGGATTACGCCGGCAAGGACCCGCTGCTGGTGGGTGTGCTCAAGGGTGCCGTGGTCACCATGGCCGATCTCTCCCGCGCCCTGTCGATCCACGTCGAAACCGACTGGATGGCCGTGTCCTCCTACGGCAGCAGCACCAAGTCCAGCGGTGTGGTGCAGATCCGCAAGGACCTCGATACCGATCTCGCGGGCCGCCACGTCCTGATCGTTGAGGACATCATCGACTCGGGCCTCACGCTCAGCTGGCTCCTGGAAAACTTCGCCTCGCGCGGTGCCGCCTCGCTGGAGGTCTGCGCCCTGCTGCGCAAGCCCGATGCCGCCAAGGTAGAGATCGACTGCAAATACGTGGGCTTTGATATTCCGAGCGATTTTGTGGTCGGCTACGGCCTCGACTACGACGAGCGCTATCGCAACCTGCGTGATGTGGCGATCCTCGCCCCGCACGTCTACGAGACCGCCTCCTAG
- the folE gene encoding GTP cyclohydrolase I produces MSEVDRERVMRAVSELIEAIGEDPARPGLLDTPRRVAEAYSEYFSGLGVDARTLLADTVPLDSSADVTGESGPGEIVLLRDIEFRSMCEHHLLPFLGVAHVAYLPGTRVVGLGALPRVVDTIASRPQLQERLTDEIADTLSSGLDARGVLVVLDAQHGCVSARGSRQSGSSTVTMASRGELSDPLRRAEVFALIGGLGGPSGDR; encoded by the coding sequence ATGAGCGAGGTTGACCGCGAACGGGTCATGCGGGCGGTATCCGAACTGATCGAAGCGATCGGGGAGGATCCCGCCCGACCCGGGCTGCTGGACACCCCGCGCCGCGTGGCCGAGGCCTATTCGGAGTATTTCTCCGGGCTGGGGGTGGACGCCCGCACCCTGCTCGCGGATACCGTACCGCTGGATTCCTCCGCGGATGTCACGGGGGAGTCAGGCCCCGGCGAGATCGTTTTGCTGCGCGATATCGAGTTCCGTTCGATGTGTGAGCACCACCTGCTGCCCTTCCTCGGGGTCGCGCATGTGGCCTATCTTCCGGGCACCCGCGTGGTGGGTCTGGGTGCGCTGCCGCGCGTCGTGGATACCATCGCCTCGCGCCCGCAGCTGCAGGAGCGCCTGACCGATGAGATCGCCGATACCCTGAGCTCCGGGCTCGACGCCCGCGGCGTTCTGGTGGTATTGGACGCCCAGCACGGCTGCGTCTCGGCCCGCGGCTCCCGGCAGTCAGGGTCCTCCACGGTCACGATGGCGAGCCGCGGCGAGCTGAGCGATCCGCTGCGCCGGGCCGAGGTTTTTGCCCTGATCGGCGGTCTCGGCGGGCCCTCCGGTGACCGCTAG
- the folP gene encoding dihydropteroate synthase has protein sequence MTARPLVMGVLNVTPDSFSDGGRYLAHAAAIARGRELVAAGAQIVDVGGESTRPGAVRVGSEEEIARVLPVLEALHAEGITTSLDTMNAATARAALAAGVDYINDVSSGGADPEMLRVVAAGDAGFIAGHWRGFLDPADSHAHYADPAAEVAAELAATAGRLAAAGINRERVILDPGLGFSKTGEHNWAVLRGLDELSRLGYPLLIGASRKRFLGELLPAQATVHDRDLPTAVLSALLADRGIWGVRVHEPAATAAALDVWEHLRR, from the coding sequence GTGACCGCTAGGCCGCTCGTGATGGGGGTCCTCAACGTGACCCCGGATTCCTTCAGCGACGGCGGCCGCTATCTGGCCCACGCTGCCGCGATTGCCCGCGGCCGGGAGCTGGTCGCGGCGGGCGCACAGATCGTGGATGTGGGCGGCGAGTCCACCCGCCCCGGCGCCGTGCGCGTGGGCTCCGAGGAGGAGATCGCGCGGGTGCTTCCCGTGCTGGAGGCCCTGCACGCGGAGGGCATCACCACCTCGCTGGACACCATGAACGCCGCCACCGCCCGCGCCGCGCTGGCCGCGGGCGTGGACTATATCAACGACGTCTCCTCGGGGGGCGCCGATCCCGAGATGCTGAGGGTGGTGGCCGCGGGCGATGCCGGCTTCATCGCGGGCCACTGGCGCGGATTCCTCGATCCCGCCGATAGCCACGCACACTATGCCGATCCGGCCGCCGAGGTGGCCGCCGAGCTGGCCGCCACCGCCGGGCGCCTCGCGGCCGCGGGCATCAACCGGGAGCGCGTGATTCTCGATCCGGGCCTGGGCTTTTCCAAGACCGGGGAACATAACTGGGCGGTGCTGCGCGGGCTCGACGAGCTCTCCCGGCTCGGCTATCCGCTGCTAATCGGTGCGAGCCGCAAACGCTTCCTGGGTGAGCTCCTGCCCGCGCAGGCCACCGTTCACGACCGCGATCTACCCACCGCCGTGCTCTCGGCGCTGCTGGCCGATCGCGGCATCTGGGGGGTGCGCGTGCATGAGCCGGCGGCCACCGCCGCGGCCCTGGACGTCTGGGAGCACCTGCGCCGATAG
- a CDS encoding biotin transporter BioY, with product MSGYEKSPMRDIARISTFAALIAVLGVAGQIPLFGGAVPVTFQTLGVMLAGAILGWWRGMAAVLLLLVLALAGLPLLAGGKGGAGVFVGPTVGYLVGWIFGVAVVGLIVQAGARTLRWWRVALGAVIGGIGVIYLFGIPGLSLISGMSLADAARTNLIFVPGDLLKAVLAVLLSMALWRAYPAAFTFTRRRRAEVRA from the coding sequence ATGAGCGGTTACGAGAAGTCCCCGATGCGCGATATTGCGCGCATTTCCACGTTTGCGGCGCTGATCGCGGTGCTCGGGGTGGCCGGGCAGATTCCGCTCTTTGGCGGCGCGGTACCGGTGACGTTTCAGACGCTTGGTGTGATGCTCGCGGGGGCGATTCTCGGCTGGTGGCGCGGCATGGCCGCGGTGCTCCTGCTGCTGGTGCTTGCCCTCGCCGGTCTCCCGCTGCTCGCCGGGGGCAAGGGCGGTGCGGGAGTTTTTGTGGGCCCCACCGTGGGCTATCTGGTGGGCTGGATCTTCGGGGTCGCCGTGGTGGGCCTGATCGTGCAGGCCGGCGCGCGCACGCTGCGCTGGTGGCGCGTGGCGCTCGGCGCCGTGATCGGCGGAATCGGCGTGATCTATCTATTTGGCATCCCCGGGCTCTCCCTGATCTCGGGCATGAGCCTGGCCGATGCCGCCCGCACCAACCTGATTTTTGTGCCGGGTGACCTGCTGAAGGCGGTGCTCGCGGTGCTGCTGAGCATGGCCCTCTGGCGCGCCTATCCGGCCGCGTTTACGTTCACCCGGCGCCGCCGCGCGGAGGTCCGGGCATGA
- a CDS encoding energy-coupling factor ABC transporter ATP-binding protein, with protein MSEAIILEGVGVDLGGRPVLRDVSVHLEERRIAVIGSNGSGKSTFARLLNGLNRADYGSLSVHGIDPARRVAALRRRVGFVFTNPDAQIVMPTVAEDVAFSLRGRGLSRSEIAERVARVLAENGLSEHHDAPAYTLSGGQKQLLALCSVLVSEPRLLVADEPTTLLDAANTRRIGNLLLGLDQQLVLLTHNLDLAERCDIALRFEGGRLVESGDPAEVVGRYRREHAS; from the coding sequence ATGAGCGAGGCGATCATCCTTGAGGGGGTGGGCGTGGACCTGGGCGGCCGGCCCGTGCTGCGCGATGTCAGCGTGCACCTGGAGGAGCGCCGGATCGCCGTGATCGGCTCCAACGGCTCGGGTAAGTCCACCTTTGCGCGGCTGCTGAACGGGCTTAACCGCGCCGATTACGGCAGCCTGAGCGTGCACGGCATCGACCCGGCCCGGCGGGTGGCGGCGCTGCGCCGCCGCGTGGGTTTTGTTTTTACCAATCCGGACGCGCAGATCGTGATGCCCACGGTGGCCGAGGACGTGGCATTCTCGCTGCGCGGCCGCGGCCTGAGCCGATCCGAAATTGCCGAGCGGGTGGCCCGGGTGCTCGCCGAGAACGGCCTCTCCGAGCATCACGATGCCCCAGCCTATACGCTCTCGGGCGGGCAAAAGCAGCTGCTGGCACTGTGTTCCGTGCTGGTGAGTGAGCCGCGGCTGCTGGTGGCCGATGAGCCCACCACGCTCCTGGACGCGGCCAATACCCGCCGCATCGGCAATCTGCTGCTGGGCCTCGATCAGCAGCTGGTGCTGCTCACCCATAACCTCGACCTCGCCGAACGCTGCGATATCGCCCTGCGCTTCGAGGGCGGGCGGCTCGTGGAGAGCGGCGATCCCGCGGAGGTCGTGGGGCGTTATCGCCGCGAACACGCGTCGTGA
- a CDS encoding energy-coupling factor transporter transmembrane component T family protein, with product MIGLYRPGHSPLHRLGAGSKLLALFIFALAVSVPPPSIALFSGAAAVMIGLYLLGGFGPAEIWRQIISARVIITILLVSQVLFLDPAQAWANVSRVTIVILTAALLTLTTRTTEILDALVRVLRPLRVFGVDPERVGLAFSLTIRTIPVIAGFSTQLRDAQRARGGRWSIRALVLPLMVLSLRQSDELADALIARGAGDDPGEDAAEDAAQG from the coding sequence GTGATTGGCCTCTACCGCCCCGGACACAGCCCGCTGCATCGGCTCGGGGCCGGCAGCAAGCTGCTTGCGCTGTTTATTTTTGCCCTCGCTGTCTCGGTGCCCCCGCCGAGTATCGCGCTATTTAGCGGGGCCGCCGCGGTGATGATCGGGCTCTATCTCCTGGGCGGATTTGGTCCTGCGGAGATCTGGCGGCAGATCATTTCCGCCCGGGTGATCATCACGATCCTGCTCGTGAGCCAGGTGCTGTTTTTGGATCCCGCGCAGGCCTGGGCCAATGTGTCCCGTGTGACCATCGTGATCCTCACGGCCGCGCTGCTGACCCTCACCACGCGCACCACGGAGATTCTGGACGCGCTGGTGCGGGTGCTGCGCCCGCTGCGGGTATTTGGCGTGGACCCCGAGCGGGTGGGGCTCGCGTTTTCGCTCACGATCCGCACGATCCCGGTGATCGCCGGGTTTAGTACCCAGCTGCGCGATGCCCAGCGGGCCCGCGGCGGCCGCTGGAGCATCCGGGCGCTTGTGCTGCCGCTTATGGTGCTCTCGCTGCGGCAATCCGATGAACTCGCGGATGCACTCATCGCGCGCGGCGCGGGGGATGACCCGGGCGAGGACGCTGCCGAGGATGCGGCGCAGGGCTGA
- the folB gene encoding dihydroneopterin aldolase — MSATDFITLTGLRVRAHHGVFDFEREQGQDFVIDVVVWLDLAPASGGDDLAATVHYGELAEAVTAAVSSDPVDLIETVAERVAAVALSFSAAQRTRVTVHKPDAPISVPFGDVSVTIERGR; from the coding sequence GTGTCTGCCACCGATTTCATCACCCTCACCGGATTGCGCGTGCGCGCCCACCACGGTGTTTTTGACTTTGAGCGCGAGCAGGGCCAGGACTTCGTGATCGATGTTGTGGTCTGGCTCGATCTGGCCCCCGCCTCGGGGGGCGATGATCTCGCCGCCACCGTGCACTACGGCGAGCTCGCCGAGGCCGTGACCGCCGCGGTCTCCTCCGACCCGGTGGACCTGATCGAGACCGTGGCCGAGCGGGTCGCCGCGGTGGCCCTGTCCTTCTCCGCGGCGCAGCGCACCCGGGTCACCGTGCATAAGCCCGACGCCCCGATCTCCGTGCCCTTCGGGGATGTCTCGGTCACGATCGAGCGCGGCCGATGA
- the folK gene encoding 2-amino-4-hydroxy-6-hydroxymethyldihydropteridine diphosphokinase → MSPLIPPRLVPPVRGVNEYYLAAEQVPAAPVRAVLAFGSNLGERAATLAAAEAGLGDTPGIRVIAMSTAIDSVAVKLSGPDPDAPGYLNAVGLIETTLSPRALLQATAAIERRHGRERSERWGDRTLDIDIIAYAEERVRTPDLVIPHPRAAERDFVLAPWLEIDPAAVLPGAGPVAEVLARLREETP, encoded by the coding sequence ATGAGCCCGCTGATTCCCCCGCGGCTCGTGCCACCCGTGCGCGGCGTGAACGAATACTATCTTGCGGCCGAGCAGGTGCCCGCCGCCCCGGTGCGCGCGGTGCTCGCCTTTGGCTCCAACCTGGGCGAGCGCGCCGCGACCCTCGCCGCGGCCGAGGCCGGCCTCGGGGATACCCCGGGAATTCGCGTGATCGCGATGTCCACCGCGATCGACTCCGTGGCCGTGAAGCTCTCCGGGCCCGATCCCGATGCCCCCGGCTATCTGAATGCCGTGGGCCTGATCGAGACCACGCTGAGCCCGCGCGCGCTGCTACAGGCCACCGCCGCAATCGAGCGCCGGCACGGCCGCGAACGCTCCGAGCGCTGGGGCGACCGCACCCTAGATATCGATATCATCGCCTACGCCGAGGAGCGGGTGCGCACCCCGGACCTGGTGATCCCGCATCCGCGCGCTGCCGAGCGCGATTTTGTGCTCGCCCCGTGGCTGGAGATCGATCCCGCGGCCGTTCTTCCCGGCGCGGGTCCCGTGGCCGAGGTGCTCGCCCGCCTGCGTGAGGAGACCCCGTGA
- a CDS encoding DUF3180 family protein → MKRTSAAQLIGVAVIGAALGALLNLLLAAVGQPLLVPALSLAVTLILIAAITVALAVPIYRAVRATPRRHVDPFHAMRILVLGKADALSGALLTGFGLGLLGFMLSRAVLPGVSSWGPVIAASAGALLLCVAGMITEHLCTLPKDTDDDLPGAATAS, encoded by the coding sequence GTGAAGCGTACGTCCGCGGCCCAGCTGATCGGCGTGGCCGTAATTGGCGCGGCGCTTGGCGCGCTCCTGAACCTCCTGCTCGCGGCGGTGGGTCAGCCGCTCCTGGTGCCCGCGCTCTCGCTCGCGGTCACGCTTATCCTGATCGCCGCGATCACCGTGGCCCTGGCCGTGCCCATTTATCGCGCGGTTCGGGCCACCCCGCGCCGCCATGTGGACCCGTTCCACGCGATGCGCATCCTCGTGCTGGGCAAGGCCGATGCCCTGAGCGGCGCGCTGCTCACAGGCTTTGGCCTGGGCCTGCTGGGCTTTATGCTCAGCCGCGCGGTATTGCCCGGGGTAAGCTCATGGGGACCGGTGATCGCCGCGAGCGCGGGCGCCCTTCTGCTGTGCGTGGCCGGAATGATCACCGAACACCTGTGCACACTGCCAAAGGATACTGACGATGACCTACCCGGAGCAGCCACCGCTTCCTGA
- a CDS encoding PH domain-containing protein: protein MTYPEQPPLPDAAASTPESLSRLELATQDWQRISRKYALIEQIGNALFFVIVAVATAVVYFLSEEIWPLLVGGAVLLITVIVMIVTPRRARSIGYRLRADDLLFRRGLMWQRFVAVPYGRMQLIDINRGPIARSFGLAELKFVTASAGTDVTIPGLPIAEAEALRDRLVEVAESRRTGL from the coding sequence ATGACCTACCCGGAGCAGCCACCGCTTCCTGATGCCGCCGCGAGCACCCCCGAGAGCCTGTCTCGGCTGGAGCTCGCCACCCAGGACTGGCAGCGTATTTCGCGTAAATATGCGCTGATCGAGCAGATCGGCAATGCCCTCTTTTTTGTAATCGTGGCCGTGGCCACCGCCGTGGTCTATTTCCTGAGCGAGGAGATCTGGCCCCTGCTGGTGGGCGGGGCCGTCCTGCTGATCACCGTGATCGTGATGATCGTGACGCCGCGCCGCGCCCGCTCCATCGGATATCGCCTGCGCGCCGACGACCTGCTGTTTCGCCGCGGACTGATGTGGCAGCGTTTTGTTGCCGTGCCCTATGGCCGGATGCAGCTGATCGATATTAACCGTGGCCCCATCGCGCGCAGCTTTGGCCTGGCCGAGCTCAAATTTGTCACGGCCTCCGCGGGAACCGATGTGACCATCCCCGGGCTGCCGATCGCCGAGGCCGAGGCCCTGCGCGACCGCCTGGTTGAGGTGGCCGAGAGCCGGCGCACCGGGCTATGA
- a CDS encoding PH domain-containing protein: MTSEPTRGRRKRSPESDNLTDGQWHHLHPVTPLLRGGVAFIVILGIVIANFRERLVAMFVPAFQGTDDYDPVTLMLNSPYLLLILGIVLAGLLLLFVFFYVSWRMGTFRITGDAVEMRSGILMRRHRQAKLDRIQSVNIVRPFLARLLGAAKVEVSVAGENSNVSLEYVYGRDAEPLRRDLLTLASGVKLAEREAAAAAAGTGAAGGRLENLVNSRVNDLLAPELNAQELQATSVVRIPAGRVILSTIVSLATVFAVAALVFVITQVVQGRYWALFPLLPVLIGVGGYYWSKISKSLRYSVASTPSGIRVGSGLLSTSNDTVPPGRVHAVRVTQPLLWRPFGWWQVQINRAGTSVQDMANGGTTILQVGKLDDAAAVVGLLLNQPYYQPVRRLLGDALGDPARAGFILSPRRAAWLNPLSWSRTGYTVTGDLLIFRRGLVWRHLDLVPLARTQSVRMTQGPIERRLRVASVLVQTVLGPVTPALPHMAASDTVDLFERVSAATVVAMNADETHRWASARAAGPVPGAPRLDLGQWTPSAEQEVALAADGPATGDSAAARYPGVAAPPRPAAPAPSPEVVHPPLNPALPGDDSRFRAPSADPGEGR; encoded by the coding sequence ATGACCAGCGAGCCCACGCGCGGCCGCCGCAAGCGGTCCCCCGAATCCGATAACCTCACCGACGGGCAGTGGCATCACCTGCATCCGGTGACGCCGCTGCTGCGCGGCGGGGTGGCCTTTATCGTGATCCTCGGTATCGTGATCGCGAATTTCCGGGAACGCCTCGTGGCGATGTTTGTGCCCGCGTTCCAGGGCACCGATGACTACGATCCGGTCACCCTGATGCTGAATAGCCCGTATCTGCTGCTGATCCTCGGGATCGTGCTGGCGGGCCTTCTGCTGCTCTTTGTGTTCTTTTATGTTTCCTGGCGGATGGGCACATTCCGCATCACCGGGGATGCCGTGGAGATGCGCAGCGGAATCCTGATGCGCCGCCACCGCCAGGCCAAGCTGGACCGCATCCAGTCGGTGAATATCGTGCGCCCCTTCCTCGCCCGCCTCCTCGGTGCGGCCAAGGTGGAGGTCTCCGTGGCCGGGGAAAACTCCAATGTCTCGCTCGAATATGTTTATGGCCGGGATGCCGAACCGCTGCGCCGGGACCTGCTCACGCTCGCCTCGGGCGTGAAGCTCGCCGAGCGCGAGGCCGCCGCCGCGGCAGCGGGCACGGGGGCAGCGGGTGGGCGCCTGGAAAACCTCGTCAACTCCCGCGTGAACGATCTGCTTGCGCCCGAGCTAAACGCCCAGGAATTGCAGGCCACCTCGGTTGTGCGCATTCCCGCGGGCCGCGTGATCCTCTCCACGATCGTGAGCCTCGCCACCGTTTTTGCCGTGGCCGCGCTGGTCTTTGTGATCACGCAGGTCGTGCAGGGGCGCTATTGGGCGCTCTTCCCGCTGCTGCCCGTGCTGATCGGTGTGGGCGGCTATTACTGGTCGAAGATTTCCAAATCGCTGCGCTATTCGGTGGCCAGCACCCCCTCGGGTATCCGGGTGGGTTCGGGCCTGCTGTCCACCTCCAATGACACCGTGCCCCCGGGCCGGGTGCACGCGGTGCGGGTGACCCAGCCGCTGCTCTGGCGGCCCTTTGGCTGGTGGCAGGTGCAGATTAACCGGGCCGGCACCTCGGTGCAGGACATGGCCAATGGGGGCACCACGATCCTGCAGGTGGGCAAGCTCGACGATGCCGCCGCGGTTGTGGGACTGCTGCTGAACCAGCCCTATTATCAGCCCGTGCGCCGGCTGCTCGGGGATGCCCTGGGCGATCCGGCGCGCGCCGGGTTTATCCTGAGCCCACGCCGGGCCGCCTGGCTGAACCCGCTGTCCTGGAGCCGCACGGGCTATACCGTGACCGGCGATCTGCTGATCTTCCGCCGCGGCCTGGTCTGGCGACACCTCGACCTGGTTCCGCTCGCGCGGACGCAGAGCGTGCGCATGACCCAGGGGCCGATCGAGCGGCGCCTGCGGGTGGCCTCGGTGCTGGTCCAGACCGTGCTGGGGCCGGTCACGCCCGCGCTTCCGCATATGGCGGCCAGCGATACCGTGGACCTCTTTGAACGGGTCTCGGCGGCCACCGTGGTGGCGATGAACGCCGATGAGACCCACCGCTGGGCCAGCGCGCGGGCCGCCGGCCCCGTGCCGGGTGCGCCGCGCCTGGATCTGGGCCAGTGGACCCCCTCCGCCGAGCAGGAGGTTGCGCTTGCCGCGGATGGCCCGGCCACCGGCGACAGTGCCGCCGCACGCTATCCCGGGGTGGCCGCGCCGCCGCGCCCCGCCGCGCCCGCGCCGTCTCCGGAGGTGGTGCACCCGCCGCTGAATCCGGCCCTCCCGGGGGATGACTCGCGTTTCCGGGCACCCTCCGCCGATCCGGGCGAGGGCCGATGA